TCTTCAACCACTTTGGGATGGGTGCAATGATAGTGATGGCAATCTACAGTTTATGGATATCCCGGGCACATCTAAAAGAGGTCTGGTATGGTGCGTTAGGAAGAAAGCAGGTGGATGATTCTGATGAAGTATTAAGTTATAAAGCAGCATTATTTGGGCTTGTCTTTGGTTCACTTTTTCTTATAGGTTGGCTGATGGTCTCTGGTATGAGCTGGTATATTGCTATTTTGTTTATAGGATGTGCCTTTATCATCTGGTTTATACTTACGAGAGTTGTATGTGAAGGTGGTATCCCAATACTCGTTGCAACATCTATTGCATCCGCACAGATTATCTCTGCCTTTGGTTCAAAATTTCTTGCTCCCGTTACAATAGTCGCACTCGGGATGACCTATGTCTATGCTGCTGACTTAAGGACCTTTCCACTCTCTTCCATCTCTATGGGACTTAAGATAAGCAGTGATGAGAGAAAAAACAGTTACGGGCTTTTCTGGGCAATAATGTGTGCTATTACTGTGAATATTATTACAACTCTTACCCTACAGTTATATCTCGGATATAAACATGGGGGAATTAATATGAACAGATGGTACTTTGCTGGTAATGTTATAGCACCTTATAAATATGTTGCGGAGATGATAAAGGGACAAACAGTACCCAATAAGATTGGATGGATATGCAGGTTTACAGGTGCTTTTACCATGTGGCTATTCTTTTTTATGAGACAGCACTTTCTCTGGTGGCCATTTCATCCTGTAGGACTGGTTATAGCCCCTGTGGTATGGATTGACCAGTTATGGTTTTCTATATTTATTGTTTGGCTGGTAAAGTCCATCATTATGCGTTATGGCGGTGTTCAGGTATATGATAAAGCAAAATACTTCTTCTTGGGGCTACCACTGGGTATGTATACCTGTGCAGGTATATGGTTTATAGTGGACCTGTTTACAGGAAAAACAGGAAATATGGTATTCTGGATATAAAAGAAAGGAGTGATATATGGTCTTTTTAGGTGAGGACTATCTTTTAGGAAATAGTACAGCGAAAAAGATTTTTGAAAAGATTGCACACCTTCCTGTGGTTGACCCTCATAATCATGCAAATGTAAAGGAGATAGCGGAGAACAAAAAGTATCCTGACCCATGGCAACTTTTTGTAGGGACAGACCACTATATATGGAGTGTTTTAAGAAAGTGCGGAGCAGATGAGGAATATATCACAGGAAATACATCTCCTTTTGAGAAGTGGATGAAGATGTCAGAGTCCTTTCCTCTTATTGCTGGTAATCCTGTCTATGAGTGGGTTCATCTTGACCTTAAAAGATATTTCGGGATAGAAGAAGTTTTAAATAAAAAGACAGGTGAAAGGATATGGAATGTGCTGTGTGAAAAACTTAAACTTCCTGAAAACAGACCGAGAGAACTTTTAGAGAAGGCAGGGGTTGAGGTGATGTGTTCTACGGATGACCCTTTAGATATACTGGATTACCATAGACGGATTAATGATGAAACAGGAAAAACAATAGTAAGGCCGAGCTGGAGACCTGATAAGATAATGAAGATAAACGCTCCCTGGTGGAAAGAATACCTTTCTAAACTTGAGGATAGATTTGGTATAAAATGTTCTTCAATAAAAGACATTGTAAATATCCTTAAGGTATCCCATAACTATTTTGCTGAATACGGTTGTGTCGCAAGCGACCATGGTGTGGAGGTTCCTTATCCTGCAATAACTGAAGAAAAGGATGCAGATAAAGTTTTCAAGAAAGTACTTAAAGGAGAGAATATAACTGCTGAGGAGGTATACATATTTGCTGACTATCTTTTTGGGGTGATGGCAGAACTGGATGCTGAGAAGGGCTGGGTCTTTCAACTGCATATGGGTGCGGTAAGGGATACGAGGAAGATTATATTTGATAAACTTGGTCCTGATTCAGGTGTGGATGTCTCCAATCATTATCTTGATATACTTGCTCCACTTCTAAAATTTCTTAACAGGTTTGATGGAAGATTAAAGGTTGTCCTTTACTGCCTTGATGCATCCCATCAGCAGACACTTGCAACTGTTTCAAGAGCGTTTGGAGAAAATATACGGCTAGGTTCTGCCTGGTGGTTTCTTGATACCCCTTATGGGATGAAACAGCAGTTAAAATTTATAGCAGCCATAGAACTCCTCTCTAAACATGCAGGTATGGTATCTGACTCAAGGAAGATTCTTTCCTATGGTTCAAGGTTTGAGATGTTCAGAAGGGTACTTTCTGATGTGCTCGGTGAAATGGTTGAGAAAGGACAGATGTCTGAAGATGTTGCTAATGATATTGCTTACAGGGTTTCTTATACAAACCCAAAAGAGTTTTTTGTTCTTTAATGTAAGGAGGGTAATATGAAGGTCTATATCCAGACAGATATTGAAGGTATTTCTGGTTTTATCTCTTTTGAAGATATACATACCCAGACAGTTGAGAATTTCTATCACAGACAGAGGATGTACCGTCTTTTAACAGGTGAGGTAAATTCTGCAGTAAAAGGAGCAAAACAGGCAGGTGCAGATACAATATATATCAATGACAGTCATGGCTCTGGATATAATATTATCTTTGAAGAACTTGAGCCAGGATGTGAGGTTATACATGGGAGAGGGTCCCATTTTCCTGAATGGCTTACAGACCTTGCTGGCTCTGATGTTTTAGTTCTTATAGGTATGCATGCGATGGCTGGTGAACTGGATGCTGTCTGTCCCCATACAAAATGGGTTGTTGAGTCAAAGGAAGGTATTATCTATCTCAGTGAGGCATCTATGGCGATGGCTCTTGCAGGAGACCTCGGAATTCCTGCGGTCTTTATCAGTGGAGACCAGGTTGTGACAGAAGAGGTAAAAAAGAAAAATCCAGATATATTTACAGCGGTTGTTAAACATAGTTATGGTCCTAACTGCTGTCGTTCATTAGTCCCTAAAGTAGTACATAAGATGATAAGTGAAGGTGTAAAAAAAGGAATAGAAAAAAGGGATAAAATAAAGCCATATATTATAAGGGGACCTTTGACTATTAATCTTCTTACCTCCCCTGGATATATTCCTCCTTTAAAACCTTCACTAAAAACTCCTGTGAAGGGGAAGAATATAACAGAAGCTTTTAACAGCATATTAAAAAAATTCACCTGGG
Above is a window of bacterium DNA encoding:
- the uxaC gene encoding glucuronate isomerase; translation: MVFLGEDYLLGNSTAKKIFEKIAHLPVVDPHNHANVKEIAENKKYPDPWQLFVGTDHYIWSVLRKCGADEEYITGNTSPFEKWMKMSESFPLIAGNPVYEWVHLDLKRYFGIEEVLNKKTGERIWNVLCEKLKLPENRPRELLEKAGVEVMCSTDDPLDILDYHRRINDETGKTIVRPSWRPDKIMKINAPWWKEYLSKLEDRFGIKCSSIKDIVNILKVSHNYFAEYGCVASDHGVEVPYPAITEEKDADKVFKKVLKGENITAEEVYIFADYLFGVMAELDAEKGWVFQLHMGAVRDTRKIIFDKLGPDSGVDVSNHYLDILAPLLKFLNRFDGRLKVVLYCLDASHQQTLATVSRAFGENIRLGSAWWFLDTPYGMKQQLKFIAAIELLSKHAGMVSDSRKILSYGSRFEMFRRVLSDVLGEMVEKGQMSEDVANDIAYRVSYTNPKEFFVL
- a CDS encoding M55 family metallopeptidase, which gives rise to MKVYIQTDIEGISGFISFEDIHTQTVENFYHRQRMYRLLTGEVNSAVKGAKQAGADTIYINDSHGSGYNIIFEELEPGCEVIHGRGSHFPEWLTDLAGSDVLVLIGMHAMAGELDAVCPHTKWVVESKEGIIYLSEASMAMALAGDLGIPAVFISGDQVVTEEVKKKNPDIFTAVVKHSYGPNCCRSLVPKVVHKMISEGVKKGIEKRDKIKPYIIRGPLTINLLTSPGYIPPLKPSLKTPVKGKNITEAFNSILKKFTWASFGKKEMDWYMYPTNLSGKKPPDRK